One stretch of Bosea vaviloviae DNA includes these proteins:
- the gpt gene encoding xanthine phosphoribosyltransferase, whose translation MAEPTSNKAFPVSWDQFHRDARALAWRLAEKGPFEAIVCITRGGLVPAAIICRELGLRLIETVCVASYHDYKNQSELKVLKDVAPSIKAIGDGKGRGVLVVDDLTDTGKTARVVREMLPNAHFATVYAKPAGVPTVDTFITEVSQDTWIYFPWDMGLAYVEPIAKDHKG comes from the coding sequence ATGGCCGAACCGACCTCCAACAAGGCCTTTCCCGTATCCTGGGACCAGTTTCACCGCGACGCGCGCGCTCTCGCCTGGCGATTGGCCGAGAAGGGGCCCTTCGAGGCCATCGTCTGCATCACGCGCGGCGGGCTCGTGCCGGCCGCGATCATCTGCCGGGAGCTCGGCTTGCGGCTGATCGAGACGGTCTGCGTCGCGAGCTATCACGACTACAAGAACCAGTCCGAGCTCAAGGTGCTGAAGGATGTCGCGCCCTCGATCAAGGCGATCGGCGACGGCAAGGGCCGAGGCGTGCTCGTCGTCGACGATTTGACCGACACCGGCAAGACTGCCCGCGTCGTGCGCGAGATGCTGCCCAACGCGCATTTCGCCACGGTCTACGCCAAGCCTGCCGGCGTGCCGACGGTCGACACCTTCATCACCGAGGTCAGCCAGGACACCTGGATCTATTTCCCCTGGGATATGGGGCTCGCCTATGTCGAGCCGATCGCCAAGGACCACAAGGGCTGA
- a CDS encoding methyl-accepting chemotaxis protein codes for MSRLSSLFSNRHVTGQLDAINRSQAVIEFDLTGKVLNANENFLATLGYTLAEIKGQHHSMFVSPAERETPAYKQFWLDLGRGEYSRGQYLRIGKGGKEIWIQASYNPILGAGGKPVGVVKFATDITQEKNRLADLEGQQQAINKAQAVIEFDLTGKVLHANENFLAVLGYSLSEVVGRHHSMFVDPAERETSAYRQFWERLGRGEYDAAQYRRVGKAGNQIWIQASYNPIMDAKGQPYKVVKFATDITASFKGQQLEAAVRETGEVIARAKDKDLTGRVSLEGKSGEIAQLCAGVNDLIDTMAAVVSSVREISGRIDAASTSISSDSAQLAERTEANASSLQETAATTEELAASVKHSAGNSRAAVALGEEATQVAVRGGAIVTEAVSAMERIEKASSSISEIIAMIDEIAFQTNLLALNAAVEAARAGDAGRGFAVVASEVRALAKRCSESANGVKSLIANSTQQIQTGVQLVKDAGTTLREIVSAASKVSTTVSEISQASIEQANGIDEMARTVAHMDEMTQQNALLADQSAKVARDLQHDTSALSAMVAAFTLDAGADFAARIAGEIRQAAPQLQRRAPAPALARMPVSVSMPAPRAAPPGGSRRQRRGLVGVLEPVVLARNHTVIPGRPAAASPE; via the coding sequence ATGTCGCGCCTTTCCAGCCTGTTTTCGAACCGCCATGTCACCGGCCAACTCGATGCGATCAACCGTTCGCAAGCGGTGATCGAGTTCGATCTCACCGGCAAGGTTCTGAACGCCAACGAGAATTTCCTGGCGACGCTGGGTTACACGCTGGCCGAGATCAAAGGCCAGCACCACAGCATGTTCGTCTCGCCGGCTGAGCGCGAAACGCCGGCATACAAGCAGTTCTGGCTCGATCTCGGCCGCGGCGAGTACTCGCGCGGGCAATATCTGCGCATCGGCAAGGGCGGCAAGGAGATCTGGATCCAGGCGAGCTACAACCCGATCCTCGGCGCCGGCGGCAAGCCGGTCGGCGTGGTCAAGTTCGCCACCGACATCACGCAGGAGAAGAACCGTCTCGCGGATCTGGAAGGCCAGCAGCAGGCGATCAACAAGGCTCAGGCCGTGATCGAGTTCGATCTCACCGGCAAGGTGCTGCATGCCAATGAGAACTTCCTGGCGGTGCTCGGCTACTCCCTCTCCGAGGTGGTCGGCCGGCATCATTCCATGTTCGTCGATCCCGCTGAGCGCGAAACCTCGGCCTATCGCCAGTTCTGGGAGCGCCTCGGGCGCGGCGAATACGACGCAGCGCAATATCGCCGCGTCGGCAAGGCCGGCAATCAGATCTGGATCCAGGCGAGCTACAATCCGATCATGGATGCCAAGGGGCAGCCCTATAAAGTGGTGAAATTCGCCACCGACATCACGGCGAGCTTCAAGGGCCAGCAGCTCGAGGCGGCGGTGCGCGAAACCGGCGAGGTGATCGCCCGCGCCAAGGACAAGGACCTGACGGGGCGCGTCTCGCTTGAGGGCAAGAGCGGCGAGATCGCCCAGCTCTGCGCCGGGGTGAACGATCTGATCGATACGATGGCGGCGGTGGTGTCCTCCGTCCGCGAGATTTCCGGCCGGATCGACGCGGCTTCGACCAGCATCTCCTCGGACAGCGCCCAACTCGCGGAGCGGACCGAGGCCAACGCCTCGAGCCTGCAGGAAACGGCGGCGACGACCGAGGAACTCGCGGCCTCGGTCAAGCACAGCGCCGGCAATTCGCGCGCCGCCGTGGCGCTCGGCGAAGAGGCGACCCAGGTCGCGGTCCGCGGCGGGGCGATCGTTACCGAGGCCGTCAGCGCGATGGAGCGGATCGAGAAGGCCTCGTCCAGCATTTCCGAGATCATCGCGATGATCGACGAGATCGCCTTCCAGACGAATCTGCTTGCGCTCAATGCGGCGGTCGAGGCCGCCCGTGCCGGCGATGCCGGCCGGGGTTTCGCCGTGGTCGCCTCCGAAGTGCGGGCGCTCGCCAAGCGCTGCAGCGAATCCGCCAATGGCGTCAAATCGCTGATCGCCAACTCGACGCAGCAGATCCAGACCGGCGTGCAGCTCGTCAAGGATGCCGGCACGACGCTGCGCGAGATCGTCTCGGCCGCCTCGAAGGTCTCGACCACAGTCAGCGAGATCTCGCAGGCCAGCATCGAGCAGGCCAACGGCATCGACGAGATGGCGCGTACCGTCGCGCATATGGACGAGATGACCCAGCAGAACGCGCTCCTGGCCGATCAGAGCGCCAAGGTCGCGCGCGATCTCCAGCACGACACCTCGGCGCTCAGCGCGATGGTCGCGGCCTTCACGCTCGACGCTGGCGCGGACTTCGCGGCACGGATCGCAGGCGAGATCAGGCAGGCCGCGCCGCAGCTCCAGCGCCGCGCGCCGGCGCCTGCTCTTGCCCGCATGCCCGTTTCTGTCTCCATGCCCGCTCCGCGCGCGGCCCCGCCTGGCGGTAGCCGGCGGCAGCGCCGAGGGCTGGTCGGAGTTTTAGAGCCCGTTGTCTTGGCTCGGAACCACACCGTCATTCCGGGGCGCCCCGCAGCGGCGAGCCCGGAATGA
- a CDS encoding competence/damage-inducible protein A: MTSSSETTPVTAAILVIGDEILSGRTKDKNIGYIAEYLTNIGIDLREVRVVSDIQDEIVQALNALRARFTYVFTTGGIGPTHDDITADAVAAAFGVSIDHDPRAIAMLSERFPPDQLNEARLRMARIPAGADLIANSVSKAPGFNIGNVYVMAGVPSIMQAMLDVVAPTLRTGVRMLSDTVRAGLREGDIGTALAEVAKAHPEVSIGSYPFFSEAGPDTNIVVRSRDPEKLAVAMAAVQAMIDSERARLAV; encoded by the coding sequence ATGACGTCCAGCAGCGAAACCACGCCCGTGACGGCGGCGATCCTGGTGATCGGCGACGAGATTCTCAGCGGCCGGACCAAGGACAAGAATATCGGCTATATCGCCGAATATCTCACCAATATCGGCATCGATCTGCGCGAGGTGCGCGTGGTGTCCGATATCCAGGATGAGATCGTCCAGGCGCTGAATGCGCTGCGCGCCCGCTTCACCTATGTCTTCACCACCGGCGGCATCGGCCCGACGCATGACGACATCACCGCCGATGCGGTAGCAGCGGCCTTCGGCGTCTCGATCGACCACGATCCGCGCGCCATCGCGATGCTGTCCGAGCGCTTTCCTCCCGACCAGCTCAACGAGGCAAGGCTGCGCATGGCCCGCATTCCGGCCGGCGCGGATTTGATCGCCAACTCGGTCTCCAAGGCGCCGGGCTTCAACATCGGCAATGTCTATGTCATGGCCGGCGTGCCCTCGATCATGCAGGCGATGCTCGATGTCGTCGCGCCGACGCTGCGGACCGGGGTCAGGATGCTGTCGGATACGGTGCGCGCCGGCTTGCGCGAGGGTGATATCGGCACGGCGCTGGCGGAGGTGGCGAAGGCGCATCCCGAGGTCTCGATCGGCTCCTACCCGTTCTTCTCGGAAGCGGGTCCCGACACCAACATCGTCGTGCGCTCGCGCGACCCCGAAAAGCTCGCGGTCGCGATGGCGGCTGTCCAGGCGATGATCGACAGCGAACGCGCGAGGCTTGCTGTCTAG
- a CDS encoding FkbM family methyltransferase, with protein MAITDQTQAEAKPFGAFAPRGVLARIIAWTRCAPDSFLGRKTAYALRRLGLRSLAGAPVDIESLGAKMRLYPDGNVCEKRVLFTPQYFDQRERDLLAGRIREGFRFIDIGANIGAYSLFVAAKAGPGARILAVEPQPDVFARLAFNIAQNPFGTVKAIACALADKPGELTLFLDPANKGESSVRILRSSTGATVKVPATTLLALLQSEGYERLDAVKLDVEGAEDLILEPFLRDAPEALWPSFIIIEDSRERWQMDLVGLLTQRGYRMLAQTRLNLVFERDAA; from the coding sequence ATGGCCATCACCGATCAGACACAAGCCGAGGCGAAGCCTTTCGGCGCCTTCGCTCCCCGCGGCGTTCTCGCACGCATCATCGCCTGGACGCGCTGCGCGCCCGACAGCTTCCTCGGCCGCAAGACCGCCTATGCGCTGCGCCGCCTGGGATTGCGCTCGCTCGCCGGCGCACCGGTCGACATCGAATCGCTCGGCGCGAAGATGCGGCTCTATCCGGACGGCAATGTCTGCGAGAAGCGCGTGCTGTTCACGCCGCAATATTTCGACCAGCGCGAGCGCGATCTGCTCGCCGGCCGCATTCGCGAGGGTTTCCGCTTCATCGATATCGGCGCGAATATCGGGGCTTACTCCCTGTTCGTTGCGGCGAAGGCGGGGCCGGGCGCCCGGATTCTCGCGGTCGAGCCGCAGCCCGATGTGTTCGCGCGGCTCGCCTTCAACATCGCGCAGAACCCGTTCGGCACGGTCAAGGCGATCGCCTGCGCGCTCGCCGACAAGCCGGGCGAGCTGACGCTGTTCCTTGACCCGGCCAATAAGGGCGAGTCGAGCGTGCGCATCCTGCGCTCCAGCACGGGCGCCACCGTCAAGGTGCCGGCAACGACGCTGCTCGCCTTGCTCCAGAGCGAGGGCTATGAGCGGCTCGATGCGGTCAAGCTCGATGTCGAGGGCGCCGAGGATCTGATCCTCGAACCCTTCCTGCGCGACGCGCCGGAAGCGCTCTGGCCGAGCTTCATCATCATCGAGGATTCGCGCGAGCGCTGGCAGATGGATCTGGTGGGGCTGTTGACGCAGCGCGGCTACCGCATGCTGGCGCAGACGCGGCTGAACCTCGTCTTCGAGCGCGACGCCGCCTGA
- a CDS encoding TRAP transporter substrate-binding protein: protein MRFLPTLALALGLICSALAHPALAQEARWDVINEYPASSLPGEADAFFAEAVKAKAAGKLTINPIPDAKSGLRTREQLKAVSDGRFAMANSFGGALGDEAPLFLLSSLPFVTASPADAKALYDAAKPLYESLFAARGQKLLYISPWPPSGIWSAAPLTDLAALKALKIRTYDKTGTEVLAQVAASAGIVSFSDLNPKLDSGEINAVLSSGDGGAGRQLWKYTRNFSEILYAVPLSFASVSLDAWQKLDTATQAAVETAAAETSAHQWQAMSGRVAINYKRMRDNGVAIDEAPPKEVMEALRAAAAQSVAQWKTIADPAAQQVLTDFLARPR from the coding sequence ATGCGATTTCTCCCAACGCTTGCCTTGGCTCTAGGCCTGATCTGCTCTGCCTTGGCGCACCCCGCTTTGGCGCAAGAGGCGCGCTGGGACGTCATCAACGAATATCCGGCCTCGTCGCTGCCCGGCGAGGCGGACGCCTTCTTCGCCGAGGCGGTGAAGGCGAAGGCAGCCGGAAAGCTCACGATCAACCCGATTCCCGACGCGAAATCGGGACTGCGTACGCGCGAGCAGCTGAAAGCGGTCTCGGACGGGCGCTTCGCCATGGCCAACAGCTTTGGCGGCGCGCTGGGCGACGAGGCTCCGCTCTTCCTGCTCTCCTCCCTGCCCTTCGTCACCGCTTCGCCGGCGGATGCCAAAGCGCTCTATGACGCCGCCAAGCCACTGTACGAAAGCCTCTTCGCGGCGCGCGGGCAGAAGCTGCTCTACATCTCGCCCTGGCCGCCCTCGGGCATCTGGTCGGCGGCACCGCTGACGGACCTTGCGGCGCTGAAGGCGCTGAAGATCAGGACCTATGACAAGACCGGAACCGAGGTGCTGGCGCAGGTCGCGGCAAGCGCCGGCATCGTCTCCTTCTCCGACCTCAACCCCAAGCTGGACTCCGGCGAGATCAACGCTGTGCTTTCCTCCGGCGATGGCGGGGCCGGCCGGCAATTGTGGAAATACACCCGCAACTTCTCGGAGATCCTCTACGCCGTGCCCCTGAGCTTCGCCTCGGTCTCGCTCGACGCCTGGCAGAAGCTCGACACCGCGACGCAAGCCGCCGTTGAGACTGCCGCAGCCGAGACGAGCGCGCATCAATGGCAGGCGATGAGCGGCCGCGTTGCGATCAACTACAAGCGCATGCGCGACAATGGCGTCGCGATCGACGAGGCGCCGCCCAAGGAGGTGATGGAGGCCTTGCGGGCCGCAGCCGCGCAATCCGTGGCGCAATGGAAAACCATAGCCGATCCGGCGGCGCAGCAAGTCCTGACGGACTTCCTGGCGCGCCCGCGCTGA
- a CDS encoding CinA family protein: MQGLLELAGQIGTRLKARGETVAVAESSAGGLIAASLLAQPGASAFFVSGAVVYTRQAREGLMGISLAEMEGIRSASEPYALLLARRLRERFGASWGLAETGASGPSGNSYGDAPGHSCLAISGPVELVRTIETGSGDRIANMRIFAASALGLLHDNL, encoded by the coding sequence ATGCAGGGATTGTTGGAACTGGCGGGGCAGATCGGGACGCGGCTCAAGGCGCGCGGCGAGACCGTGGCCGTGGCGGAATCCTCGGCTGGCGGCCTGATCGCGGCCTCGCTCCTGGCCCAGCCCGGCGCATCCGCCTTCTTCGTCAGCGGCGCCGTCGTCTACACCAGGCAGGCGCGCGAGGGCTTGATGGGCATCTCGCTTGCGGAGATGGAGGGCATCCGCTCGGCCAGCGAGCCCTATGCCCTGCTGCTGGCGCGGCGGTTGCGCGAGCGCTTCGGCGCGAGCTGGGGGTTGGCGGAAACCGGCGCTTCCGGGCCCTCGGGCAACAGCTATGGCGATGCGCCGGGCCATAGCTGCCTGGCGATCTCCGGACCTGTCGAACTGGTCAGGACGATCGAGACCGGCTCCGGCGACCGCATCGCCAATATGCGCATCTTTGCAGCATCGGCTCTGGGGCTTCTGCACGACAACCTGTGA
- the map gene encoding type I methionyl aminopeptidase, whose product MTFDETLGRSRMRDPVIKLHGAEAFAAMHKAGRLTAAGLDMLGDYVKPGVTTQRLDDLAFQFAMDNGAYPATLFYRGYTKSICTSINHVVCHGIPDDKPLREGDVLNIDYTLIVDGWHGDSSRMYGVGEISRKAERLIDITYESLLRGIKAVRAGATTGDIGFAIQRYAEGERCSVVRDFCGHGVGQVFHDAPNILHYGSPGEGPQLKTGMIFTIEPMINLGKSGVKVLSDGWTAVTRDRSLSAQFEHTIGVTETGCEIFTLSPTGRDNPLALR is encoded by the coding sequence ATGACATTCGACGAAACCCTGGGACGGTCGCGCATGCGCGATCCGGTGATCAAGCTGCACGGCGCCGAGGCCTTCGCGGCCATGCACAAGGCTGGCCGGTTGACCGCCGCAGGCCTCGACATGCTCGGCGACTACGTCAAGCCGGGCGTCACCACCCAGCGCCTCGACGATCTCGCCTTCCAGTTCGCCATGGACAACGGCGCCTATCCGGCGACCCTGTTCTATCGCGGCTACACCAAGTCGATCTGCACCTCGATCAACCATGTCGTCTGCCACGGCATCCCCGACGACAAGCCACTGCGCGAGGGCGACGTCCTCAATATCGACTACACATTGATCGTCGATGGCTGGCATGGCGATTCCAGCCGGATGTACGGCGTCGGCGAAATTTCGCGCAAGGCCGAGCGCCTGATCGACATCACCTATGAGAGCCTGCTGCGCGGCATCAAGGCCGTGCGCGCCGGCGCGACCACAGGCGATATCGGCTTCGCCATCCAGCGCTATGCCGAAGGCGAGCGCTGCTCGGTGGTCCGGGATTTCTGCGGCCACGGCGTCGGCCAGGTCTTCCACGACGCGCCCAACATCCTGCATTACGGCTCACCCGGCGAAGGCCCGCAGCTCAAGACCGGCATGATCTTCACCATCGAGCCGATGATCAATCTCGGCAAATCCGGGGTGAAAGTCCTCTCCGACGGCTGGACCGCCGTAACGCGCGACCGCTCGCTCTCGGCCCAGTTCGAGCACACCATCGGCGTCACCGAAACCGGCTGCGAGATCTTCACGCTGTCGCCGACCGGACGCGACAATCCGCTCGCGCTGCGATGA
- the radC gene encoding RadC family protein: MTAEGGKVPNRAAPSGALPDAAPHYHGHRDRLRARFQDAGAGALPDYELLELLLFRSIPQRDVKPLAKELIQRFGSFAEVLAAPSTRLTEVKGVGAGVALDLKIVEAALTRMAKGAVAKRAVLSSWSAVLDYCRMAMAFAEREQFRILFLDKKNAVIADEVQQTGTVDHTPVYPREVMRRALELSATALILVHNHPSGDPAPSQADIQITKAIVDIAAPLGIAVHDHVIVGKNGHASLKEMRLI; encoded by the coding sequence ATGACGGCAGAGGGCGGCAAGGTTCCAAACCGCGCCGCCCCGTCAGGCGCCCTTCCCGACGCCGCCCCGCATTATCACGGCCATCGCGACCGCTTGCGCGCCCGCTTCCAGGATGCGGGCGCGGGCGCCCTGCCCGATTACGAACTGCTCGAACTGCTGCTCTTCCGCTCGATCCCGCAGCGCGACGTCAAGCCGCTCGCCAAGGAGCTGATCCAGCGCTTCGGTTCCTTCGCCGAGGTGCTCGCCGCCCCCTCCACGCGGCTCACCGAGGTCAAGGGTGTCGGCGCGGGCGTGGCGCTCGACCTCAAGATCGTCGAAGCCGCGCTGACGCGCATGGCCAAGGGCGCGGTCGCCAAGCGCGCCGTGCTCTCGTCCTGGTCGGCCGTGCTCGATTATTGCCGCATGGCGATGGCCTTCGCCGAGCGCGAGCAGTTCCGCATCCTCTTTCTCGACAAGAAGAACGCAGTGATCGCCGACGAGGTGCAGCAGACCGGCACGGTCGACCACACGCCGGTCTATCCGCGCGAGGTCATGCGCCGGGCGCTGGAACTCTCGGCAACGGCGCTGATCCTCGTCCACAACCACCCCTCCGGCGACCCGGCGCCATCGCAGGCGGACATCCAGATAACAAAGGCGATCGTCGACATCGCAGCTCCGCTTGGCATCGCCGTGCATGACCACGTCATCGTCGGCAAAAACGGCCATGCGAGTTTGAAGGAGATGCGGCTGATCTAA
- a CDS encoding mandelate racemase/muconate lactonizing enzyme family protein translates to MAKITRVRCVLLSSPYADADEREIKACFPNGPKRTIGMVEVTLDNGVTGIGEGYLAVFAPLVFKSIVDLCTPLMLGKDGLDIPRRVKDLRSLCDYWSLQGAARHVISAFEAALQDARGKSLGVPVYDLLGGAKNDSIQIYGSGGCCDARHQFIRELDLLSAKGIGIYKIRSLKRDIWRTVWALEVSAKRGIRVAVDMCQNLADPPQPVDDVVAFVEAVHARTEQRMLFLEEAVGPDSPEAFRELRQRIDVPVCGGEIITTPKEMIERMRAGAYAFVQPDASVIGGISAVMEIFTVADALKIDVVVHAWGGAAAIMANYHAAFAGGGGLVEFPMLDFPLGREMIGDQGRIENGRLLRPTAPGLGLTLTPEIEARYPFDESAVYCCVLNDWGPPPDDHWEP, encoded by the coding sequence ATGGCTAAGATCACCAGAGTTCGCTGCGTCCTCTTGAGTTCGCCCTATGCCGATGCGGATGAGCGCGAGATCAAGGCCTGTTTCCCGAACGGGCCGAAGCGCACGATCGGCATGGTGGAGGTGACGCTGGACAATGGCGTAACCGGCATCGGCGAAGGCTATCTCGCCGTGTTCGCGCCGCTGGTCTTCAAATCGATCGTCGATCTCTGCACGCCATTGATGCTGGGCAAGGACGGCCTCGACATTCCCCGGCGGGTCAAGGATCTGCGTTCGCTGTGCGATTACTGGTCGCTCCAGGGCGCGGCGCGCCATGTCATCAGCGCGTTCGAGGCCGCCTTGCAGGACGCCAGGGGCAAGAGCCTCGGCGTGCCGGTCTATGATCTGCTCGGCGGCGCGAAGAACGACTCGATCCAGATCTATGGCAGTGGCGGCTGCTGCGATGCCAGGCACCAGTTCATCCGCGAGCTCGACCTGCTGAGCGCGAAGGGCATCGGCATCTACAAGATCCGCTCGCTCAAGCGCGACATCTGGCGCACCGTCTGGGCGCTGGAGGTCTCGGCCAAACGCGGCATTCGTGTGGCCGTCGACATGTGCCAGAATCTGGCCGATCCGCCACAGCCCGTGGACGATGTCGTCGCCTTCGTCGAGGCCGTGCACGCCAGGACGGAGCAGCGCATGCTGTTCCTCGAAGAGGCCGTCGGCCCCGACAGTCCCGAGGCGTTCCGCGAGCTGCGCCAGCGCATCGACGTGCCTGTCTGCGGCGGCGAGATCATCACGACGCCGAAAGAGATGATCGAGCGCATGCGCGCCGGCGCCTATGCCTTCGTCCAGCCCGACGCCTCGGTGATCGGCGGGATCAGCGCGGTGATGGAGATCTTCACTGTGGCCGACGCGCTCAAGATCGACGTCGTCGTGCATGCCTGGGGCGGAGCAGCCGCGATCATGGCGAATTACCATGCCGCCTTTGCCGGCGGTGGCGGGCTGGTCGAATTCCCGATGCTCGATTTCCCGCTCGGCCGCGAGATGATCGGCGACCAGGGGCGGATCGAAAACGGCCGCCTGCTGCGCCCGACCGCGCCGGGCCTCGGCCTGACGCTGACGCCCGAGATCGAAGCGCGCTATCCCTTCGACGAGAGCGCCGTCTATTGCTGCGTCCTGAACGATTGGGGTCCGCCGCCGGACGACCACTGGGAGCCTTGA
- a CDS encoding dihydrodipicolinate synthase family protein codes for MAGKLERAGRWGKLRGNWATLLLPIAPDGAIDLSGLADEIEVLIAAKVDGIYSNGTAGECCNQTEAEFDAIQGVLAERCSRSRTPFVIGACQPDPSLALDRLRRAVAHAPDGIQVILPDWWPVSDPEAVDFLQMAAEAAGDIPLVLYNPPHAKRVLSPATLASVLKQVPAVVGVKLADGDADWYAEADKHLRDWALYVPGHHLATGVEAGVAAGAFSNVACLSPRGAQLWTEMMRTDISGAREIEQRICDFMDAHILPFRRDHGYSNAALDKLLAAIGNWAPVGPRLRRPYRWIDPAEAERLRPIARRMMPEIMDAR; via the coding sequence ATGGCCGGGAAGCTCGAACGAGCGGGCAGGTGGGGCAAATTGCGCGGCAACTGGGCGACGCTGCTGCTGCCGATCGCGCCCGACGGCGCAATCGATCTGTCTGGATTGGCCGATGAAATCGAGGTTCTGATCGCCGCCAAAGTCGACGGCATCTATTCGAACGGCACCGCCGGCGAGTGCTGCAACCAGACCGAGGCCGAATTCGACGCAATCCAAGGCGTCCTGGCCGAGCGCTGCAGCCGGTCGAGGACGCCCTTCGTCATCGGCGCCTGCCAGCCCGATCCGAGCCTGGCGCTCGACCGGCTGCGCCGGGCCGTTGCGCATGCGCCCGATGGGATCCAGGTCATCCTGCCGGATTGGTGGCCGGTCTCCGATCCCGAGGCGGTGGACTTCCTGCAGATGGCGGCCGAGGCCGCGGGAGACATCCCGCTCGTGCTCTACAATCCGCCGCATGCGAAGCGCGTGCTGTCGCCGGCCACGCTGGCAAGTGTGCTGAAACAGGTGCCCGCGGTCGTCGGTGTCAAGCTCGCTGACGGCGATGCCGACTGGTACGCGGAGGCCGATAAGCATCTGCGGGACTGGGCGCTGTATGTGCCGGGCCACCATCTCGCGACCGGGGTCGAGGCTGGCGTCGCGGCCGGAGCCTTCTCCAATGTCGCTTGCCTCAGCCCACGCGGCGCGCAGCTATGGACCGAGATGATGCGGACAGACATCTCAGGTGCACGCGAGATCGAGCAGCGCATCTGCGATTTCATGGATGCTCATATCCTGCCGTTCCGGCGCGACCATGGCTATTCCAACGCCGCCCTCGACAAGCTGCTCGCCGCAATCGGCAATTGGGCGCCCGTCGGTCCACGCTTGCGCAGGCCCTATCGCTGGATCGACCCCGCCGAGGCCGAGCGGCTGAGGCCGATCGCCCGGCGCATGATGCCGGAGATCATGGACGCGCGCTGA
- a CDS encoding FadR/GntR family transcriptional regulator has translation MNRTIKPLVKPQSLHASVLESVKAYIDESGLPPGSPLPPENDLAQQLGVSRNSVREAVKALESVGIVETRRGIGIFVSDFSFAPLLDNLAFGLRGRLDDFEELLTIRRALEGALIGRTVEVIGADDIAELRAITAQMKVRVDAGKSFLEEDRRFHRTLFRCQNNQLLLKLLDIFWQAFVKASDFFNLENRDPVATWRDHHEIVEAVAERDAETARERLDHHYHGISKIIAASKAS, from the coding sequence GTGAACCGGACGATCAAGCCTCTGGTGAAACCGCAATCGCTGCACGCCTCGGTGCTCGAAAGCGTCAAGGCTTACATCGACGAGAGCGGCCTGCCTCCGGGCAGCCCGCTGCCGCCTGAAAACGACCTCGCCCAACAGCTCGGCGTGAGCCGCAATTCGGTGCGCGAGGCGGTCAAGGCGCTGGAATCCGTCGGCATCGTCGAGACCAGGCGCGGTATCGGCATCTTCGTCAGCGACTTCTCATTCGCTCCGCTGCTCGACAACCTCGCCTTCGGCCTGCGCGGCCGGCTCGACGATTTCGAGGAACTCCTGACCATTCGCCGCGCGCTGGAAGGCGCGCTGATCGGCAGGACGGTGGAGGTGATCGGCGCCGACGACATCGCCGAATTGCGCGCCATCACGGCCCAGATGAAGGTCAGGGTCGATGCGGGCAAAAGCTTTCTGGAAGAGGACCGGCGCTTCCACCGCACCTTGTTCCGCTGCCAGAACAATCAGCTCCTGCTGAAGCTGCTCGACATCTTCTGGCAGGCCTTCGTCAAGGCCTCGGACTTCTTCAATCTCGAAAACCGCGATCCCGTCGCCACCTGGCGCGATCACCACGAGATCGTCGAAGCCGTCGCAGAGCGCGACGCGGAGACGGCGCGCGAGCGCCTCGACCACCACTATCACGGCATCTCAAAAATAATAGCAGCCAGCAAGGCGAGCTAA